The genomic segment TACCCGCCGAAGAGGTGCCTATTATTCAAAAAAGCATCATCAAAGCTGCAAACAGACTAGGCAAACCTGTAATCACTGCCACCCAGATGCTCGAATCAATGATCACCTGCCCCACTCCTACCAGAGCCGAGGCAAATGATGTAACCAACGCTATCTTCGATGGCACCGATGCAGTAATGCTCTCCGGCGAAACAGCCATTGGTAAGTATCCTGTTCAGGCTGTAGCCTTTCTTGTCCGCTGTGCGACAATAGCTGAGAATGCCCTGGACTATGATCATATCCTGGCAAATGGCCTGCAGAACCGAAGACCAACGATCACCGACTCTATCTCCTATGCAAGTTGTGCGACGGCAGCGGATCTTAAAGCAACCGCCATCATTACGGCAACAAGCTCTGGTTCCACCGCTCGCATGGTGGCCAGATATCGCCCCAAGGCTCCCGTTATTGCCGTCAGCCCTTCGCCCAGCACCATTCGCCACCTTCAACTTATTCGCGGGGTAACCCCCCTGCTCTGCAACTTTGGTTCCTCCATGGATGAGCAGCTGGATCGAGTCATTCATGCAGCAACCCTTGCAGAGCTTATTCATAATGGCGATTTGGTCATTATAACCGCCGGCATGCCTCTTGGACCCACAGGGACAACCAATATGCTTAAGGTACACACGGTGGCAGATATTTGCGTTACCGGCCAGGGGATTGGGGTCAAGCATGCCCAGGGTGCCGTCCGCATTATTCAAGCAGAAGATGATTGGCAGGATCTCCCCGAACATACCATTGCGGTAGTATCCTCAACCAATGAATCCATGCTGAAACATCTCGGTAAGGTGCGTGGAATTATTGCAGAAGCACCGGGACTCACCTCACATGCGGCAATTGTTGGCCGCGAACTGGGGATCCCTGTTATCTGTAATGTTACCAATGCCCTTATGCTCTTTGAAAATGACCAGGTTATCACCATTGATGGGACAACTGGCCATATCTGTTACGGAAGTACACAAAACACATGAAAAAATACGATGTAATTATTATCGGTGCTGGAGCCGCGGGACTTATGGCCGCCGGAGCCGCCGCCCAAGCAGGTGCCCACGTTGCTCTTTTTGAAAAGATGCAACAGACAGGACGCAAGATAGGTATTAGCGGCAAGGGAAGATGCAATCTCTCCAATAGCGCAGAGCTCCCTGAATTTATCCAGCACTTTGGCAAAAACGGCAAGTTTCTCAGACAGGCATTTTCCCGTTTTTTCTCAAAGGAGTTGGTCGAGCTTGTGGAATCTCTGGGCGCCGACGTCACCCTTGAACGCGGGGGCAGATTTTTCCCCACCAGCGGCAAGGCCCTCGATATTGTTGAGGCCCTTAATTTTTGGATTAAGGGTACCGGCGTAGAAGTCTATCGTTCAGCACCCGTCCGTAAGATTCTGGTGAGCGACGAACGCATTTATGGCGTCAAAATCGCTGATGGCGAGGAGCTCTCCTGTTCCCGCGTCGTCATCGCCACCGGTGGACTCTCTTACCCAAAAACCGGATCTACGGGAGATGGTTTCTCCTTCAGTGAAGAACTCGGACATACCGTCGTTCCACCACGTCCTGCCCTGGTACCTCTGACGAGCAAGGATTCCTTCATCCCAGAAATATCCGGACTGGATCTTCGTAACGTCCAGGCCCAACTTTTGGTAGACAACAAGAAGGTTGCCAGTCATTTTGGTGAGATATCCTTTACCACCTTTGGCGTTGCAGGCCCCATCGGCATCGGCCTCAGTGGTCAGGCCATAGATGCCCTGCACAAGAAACAGTCCGTGCAGATACACATTGATCTCAAACCAGCCCTCGATTATCAAAAACTTGATGCCCGTCTGATTCGCGACCTCACCACCAACTACAAAGATACAATAAAAACCATCCTGCGTGGACTCCTGCCCCAAAAGCTCATCGCCCTCTGTCTGCATGACTGTCAGATCGCACCACAGACTGCAGCAGGTACATTCCCCGCTGCTATGCGCAAAAAGATAGTCCACTGGCTAAAGAACTTCACCGTTACCATCAACGGTCATCGCTCCTACGATGAGGCTATTATAACCGCAGGTGGTGTCAGCCTTAAAGAGGTCTCACCCAAGACCATGGGCTCTAAAAAGATTACAGGTCTCTACTTCGCGGGAGAAGTGCTCGATCTCAACGCCGACACAGGTGGCTACAACCTGCAGGCGGCCTTTTCCACTGGTTGGTTGGCTGGGAAATCCGCAGCCTCCTTTGCCAAATCTGATCATTCGTAACTGCCCGAGGAAGATCCTTGCCTGATATACGAATTGGTAATATCACCATCCCTGAGTATGAAGTCGAAACAACGGCCATACGTGCTCAGGGATCAGGTGGA from the Desulfotalea psychrophila LSv54 genome contains:
- the pyk gene encoding pyruvate kinase; this encodes MNKTKIIATLGPQSQSVEEIYSLIQAGMNVARINLSHGDAESYKHLISNVKEARKLAEKDTAILLDNRGPEIRVSEMEEDIHLVDGEELVITNRAETVSPSRITTNYPQLAGDVQVGSRILLDDGKLALEVLAIEDEEVITKVIAGGILSSRKRVALPDNEVNLPSLSEKDKEDIAFGVEQDVDFIAASFVRQAGDVWAVRKIIEDNGGDQEIIAKIENRQGVNNLDEILQAANGIMVARGDLGVEVPAEEVPIIQKSIIKAANRLGKPVITATQMLESMITCPTPTRAEANDVTNAIFDGTDAVMLSGETAIGKYPVQAVAFLVRCATIAENALDYDHILANGLQNRRPTITDSISYASCATAADLKATAIITATSSGSTARMVARYRPKAPVIAVSPSPSTIRHLQLIRGVTPLLCNFGSSMDEQLDRVIHAATLAELIHNGDLVIITAGMPLGPTGTTNMLKVHTVADICVTGQGIGVKHAQGAVRIIQAEDDWQDLPEHTIAVVSSTNESMLKHLGKVRGIIAEAPGLTSHAAIVGRELGIPVICNVTNALMLFENDQVITIDGTTGHICYGSTQNT
- a CDS encoding BaiN/RdsA family NAD(P)/FAD-dependent oxidoreductase, yielding MKKYDVIIIGAGAAGLMAAGAAAQAGAHVALFEKMQQTGRKIGISGKGRCNLSNSAELPEFIQHFGKNGKFLRQAFSRFFSKELVELVESLGADVTLERGGRFFPTSGKALDIVEALNFWIKGTGVEVYRSAPVRKILVSDERIYGVKIADGEELSCSRVVIATGGLSYPKTGSTGDGFSFSEELGHTVVPPRPALVPLTSKDSFIPEISGLDLRNVQAQLLVDNKKVASHFGEISFTTFGVAGPIGIGLSGQAIDALHKKQSVQIHIDLKPALDYQKLDARLIRDLTTNYKDTIKTILRGLLPQKLIALCLHDCQIAPQTAAGTFPAAMRKKIVHWLKNFTVTINGHRSYDEAIITAGGVSLKEVSPKTMGSKKITGLYFAGEVLDLNADTGGYNLQAAFSTGWLAGKSAASFAKSDHS